The genomic region AGCGCCGGTGCTGTCACCGCCGGCTCATGGGTTCGCCGGTCAAGCCGGCGAACGACGATTCAGTGATCGGTCATCGGTCATCGGTCATCGGTCATCAGGCGAGCCTTTCCCTTGTCACCCGCCGGCTTGACCGGCGGGTCCAGTGGAACGTGGAGACGGCCGCAAGAGCAGGGATCGTCCCGGCCAGCGGCTGGATTCGCCGCTTTCGCGGCGAATGACGAAAGAGAAGAGCGTCACCCGCCGGCGTCCTTTCTTCGTCACCCGCCGGCTTGACCGGCGGGTCCAGCCATCACTTGGGCCAACGACCAGCGCCGGTGCTGTCACCGCCGGCCCATGGGTTCGCCGGTCAAGCCGGCGAACGACGATTCAGTGATCGGTCATCGGTCATCGGTCGTCAGACGAGCCTCTCCCTCGTCATCCGCCGACTTGATCGGCGGATCCAGCGGAAAGCGAGGGCGGTCGCAGGCGCCGGGATTGTCGTCATGGGCGGCTGGATTCGCCGCTTTCGCGGCGAATGACGAAAGAGAAGAGCGTCACCCGCCGGCGTCCTTTCTTCGTCACCCGCCGGCTCGACCGGCGGGTCCAGCGGGAAGCCGAGCCAGGCGCCGGCCGTTGAGGAATGCCCGACGACCGGGCCGGCGGCGGCGATCTTGCGCCGGCCGGCGCATGGCGGCTAATCCTTGCCTTGTTGCAGCGCGAAAGGCGAAGGGCCGGCGCGTCGGGCGGCCCGATGCGAGGTGGCATGGACGAAACGCGTGACATTCCGCTGATGGAGGGTTTTGCCGCGCCGGAGCGCGAGGCCTGGCGCGAGGCGGCCGAGCAGGCGGCGCGGCGGCCGCTGGAGCGTCTTGTCGCGCGCACCGACGACGGCATCCCGATCGCGCCTCTCTACACCCGCACGGACCTGCCGGACGCACCGGATTTCGCCGGTTTTCCCGGTTTCGCCCCCGAGCTGCGCGGCCGGCGCGCGGACGATCGGCCCTGCCGCAACCTCGTGCGGGTGACCTCGCCCGATCCCGTCGCCGCCCGCGCGGATGTGCGCGAGGCGCTGGAAGGCGGCGCCGACGGGCTCGTCCTCGTCCTCGACGACGGCCGCCCGGAGGACGAGGGGGTGGAGGGCGTCGTGCTGGCTCTCGGCGCCGAGCCGCAGGCGGCCGCGGATGCGCTGGACGAGCTGCTGGCCGATGTCCGGCTCGACCGCACGCCCGTCGTGCTGGAGGCGGGGCTGCGCCAGCGTCCGGCGGCCGAGGCTCTGCTCGCCTTCTTCGACCGGCGCCGTCAGCAGTCGGCTGCCGGGACGAATCTGGGCTTCGATCCGCTGGCATGGGCCGCGCGCACGGGTGCGGACGGCAGGGCGGCGCTGGATGAGACGCTCGCCTGGTTGCAGGAGCGCGCTCTTGTTGCCGGCAGCGATCCGGCCGTCCTGCGCCTTTCGGGGCGCGTGTGGCACGATGCGGGCGCAAGCGAGGTCGAGGAGCTGGCCATCCTTGCCGCCTCGCTTGTGGAGGCGCTGCGCCGGGGCGAGGCGGCGGGCATCGCGCCCGCGCATCTGGCCGCGCGCACCGACATGCATCTGATGGCGGATGCGGACGTGCTGCTGAGCGTGGCGAAGCTGCGGGCGGCGCGGGCGATCATGCGCCGGATCGCGGACGCGGCCGGTCTGCCCGCGGGCCTGCGCCAGCTTACCGCGGAGACCGCGCCGCGCATGTTCACGCGCTGCGATCCCTGGACGAACATCCTGCGCGCGACGCTCGCCACCCAGGCGGCGCTGATCGCGGGTGCCGCGGGGGTGAGCGTGCGCCCCTACACCGATGCCCTCGGCTTCGCCGACGCCCATGCCCGGCGCATCGCCCGCAACGTTCCGCTCATCCTGATGGAGGAGTCGGCGATCCGGCAGGTGATCGATGCGGCGGGCGGCAGCTGGGCGATCGAGGCGTTGACGCGCGCGCTCGCCGAACGCGCCTGGCGCCTGTTCCAGGAGATCGAGGGAGGGGGAGGCCTTGCCGCCGCCATCGCGGCGGGCCGGATCGCGGAGATGATCGAGGAGACGGCCGCGCGCCGGCGCAAGGAGATCGCGACCCGCCGGCGGCCCATCACCGGGGTGTCCGAATACCCGAACCTGGACGAGCGGCTGCCGCAACCGCCGGCGGGGCCGACGCGCGCGGCGCTTCGCAGGCAAGCGGGGCTTCAGGATCCCGCACCCGGAGCCCGCTGGGCGTTCCGTCCGATGCGGCTGGCGGCGGAATTCGAGGCGTATCGCGCGCTCTCCGACCGGCTGCTCGCCGAAAAGGGTGCGCGGCCCGCGATCTTTCTCGCCAACATCGGCCCCATCGCCCGGCACAATGCGCGCGCGACATTCGCGGCCAACGCCTTTGCGGCCGGCGGCATCCGGCCGATCACGAACGACGGGTTCACCGATGCCGGGCCCATGGCCGAGGCGTTTCGTGCGAGCGGCGCGCGGCTGGCCGTCATCTGCGGCCATGACGAGGACCAGGCGGCCGAAGCGGCGGCCTTCGCGGCGGCTCTGAAGGCGGCCGGTGCCGCGCTCGTCTGGCTGGCGGGCCGGCCGGAGGCGGAACGGGCCGAGGCCTGGCGCAGGGCCGGCGTCGATCGCTTCATCGGTCTCGGCTCGGACATGCCGGCGGAATACGACGCGGCGCTCGAAGCGCTCGGGATCGCGCCGCCGCGCGGCCGGGCGGGAAGGGATTGAGGATGTCACGGCTTCCCGATTTCACGAAGCTTGCGCTCGACTGGCGCAAGGAGGGCGACCGCGCGGCCTGGGAGCAGGCCTTCGCCGCCGAGGCCGGCATGCCGCCCGCGGCGGCGGCGCGCAGGACGGCGGCCGGGCTCGCGCTCAAGCCGCTTTACGCGGAGGACGAGCGCGCGGGCCTCGACTTCCTCGATGCGCTGCCGGGCTTTCCGCCCTATCTGCGCGGGCCGTATCCGACCATGCATGTGACCCGGCCGTGGACCATCCGCCAGTATGCGGGGTTCTCCACGGCCCGCGAGTCCAACGCCTTCTACCGCCGCAATCTCGCCGCCGGCCAGAAGGGGCTGTCGATCGCCTTCGATCTGCCGACCCACCGCGGCTACGACAGCGACGACCCGCGGGTGGCCGCCGATGTCGGCATGGCGGGGGTCGCGATCGACTCCATCCTCGACATGCGCGAGCTCTTCGCCGGCATTCCGCTCGATCAGATGTCGGTGTCGATGACCATGAACGGCGCGGTGCTGCCGATCATGGCGCTCTACATCGTCGCGGCCGAAGAGCAGGGGGTGAAGCCGGAGCAGCTATCCGGGACCATCCAGAACGACATCCTGAAAGAGTTCATGGTCCGCAACACCTACATCTACCCGCCCGAGCCCTCGATGCGGATCGTCGCCGACATCTTCGCCTACACGGCGCGGCACATGCCGAAATTCAACTCCATCTCGATCTCCGGCTACCACATGCAGGAGGCGGGCGCGACGGTGGATCTGGAGCTCGCCTATACGCTCGCCGACGGCCTCGAATATGTCCGCACGGGGCTGAAGGCGGGTCTCGAGGTGGACGATTTCGCACCGCGGCTGTCCTTCTTCTTCGCCATCGGCATGAACTTCTGGGAGGAGGTGGCGAAGCTCAGGGCCGCGCGGGCGCTGTGGGCGAAGCTCATGCGCCGCTTTAAGCCGCGCAACCCCCGCTCGCTGATGCTGCGCACCCATTGCCAGACCTCGGGGTGGTCGCTCACCGCCCAGGACGTCTACAACAATGTCACGCGCACGATGATCGAGGCGCTGGCGGCCGCACTCGGCGGCACGCAGTCGCTGCACACCAACAGCTTCGACGAGGCGCTGGCGCTGCCCACCGACTTTTCCGCGCGCATCGCCCGCAACACCCAGATCCTGCTGCAGCAGGAGTCCGGCATCTGCCGCACCGTGGATCCGATGGGCGGATCCTACGCGCTGGAGCGGCTCACCCATGATCTGGCCGCCCGCGCGCTCGCCCATATCGAGGAGGTGGAGGCGGCCGGCGGCATGACGAAGGCGATCGTCGCGGGCCTTCCCAAGATGCGCATCGAGGAGGCGGCGGCGCGCACCCAGGCGCGCATCGATTCGGGCGAGCAGGTCATCATCGGGGTCAACAAGTTCGTGCCGGAGGACGAGCCGCCGGTCGAGGTGCTCAAGATCGACAACCGCGCCGTGCGCGCCGAGCAGATCGAAAAACTGAAGCGGCTCAGGGCCGAGCGCGACGAGGATGCGGTGCGCAGGGCTCTCGAGGCCTTGACGAAGGCGGCTGCGACCGGCGAGGGCAATCTTCTGGCGCTCGCGGTCGAGGCGGCGCGCGCGAAGGCCACCGTCGGCGAGATCTCGGCGTCGCTGGAGAAGGTCTTCGGCCGCTATGCCGCCGAGCCGCGCACCATCGGCGGCGTCTATGCCGGGACGGTGAGGGATGCGCGGATGATCGAGGAGCTGAGGCAGCGCACGGCCGCCTTTCTCGACGCCCACGGGCGCCGGCCGCGGATCCTCGTCGCCAAGCTCGGCCAGGATGGCCATGACCGCGGCCAGAAGGTCATCGCCTCGGCGTTTGCGGATCTCGGCTTCGATGTCGATGTCGGCCCGCTGTTCCAGACGCCCGAGGAGGTCGCGCGCCAGGCGGTGGAAAACGACGTCCACATCATCGGCGTGTCCACGCTGGCCGGCGGCCATCTTGCGCTCGTGCCGGCGCTCAAAGACGCGCTCGGGCGCCTCGGCCGGCCGGACATCCTGATCGTGGTCGGCGGCGTCATCCCGCCCCAGGACGTGCCCGAGCTGAAGGAGGCGGGCGCGGCGGCCGTCTTCCTGCCGGGCACGCCGATCCCGAAAGCCGCCGCCGCGCTGCTCGACATTCTCGAAGGCCGCACCGGCTCCGGCGACGAGGTCGCGGCGCGGAAGGCGGCTTCATGAGCGCGGACGCCCCGGCGCTTGTCGAGGCCCCGCCCGGCTTTCCGCCGCTGGAGGAGCTGCGCGCCGGGGTGCTCGCCGGCGACCGCATCATGCTTGCGCGCGCCATCACGCTGGTCGAAAGCCGCCACCCGGCGCACAGGCGCGCGGCCGAGGCGCTGCTCGAGTCCCTGCTGGCGCATGCGGGCACCGCCCACCGCATCGGCATCTCGGGCGTGCCGGGCGTCGGCAAGTCCACATTGATCGAGGCGCTGGGGCTCAAACTGCTCGATGCCGGCCACCGGGTGATGGTGCTGGCGATCGACCCGTCTTCCGAGCTTTCCGGCGGCGCGATCCTGGGCGACAAGACGCGCATGACGCGGCTGGCCGCCGCAGACGGCGCCTTCGTGCGGCCGACGGCGTCCGCCGGGCGGCTCGGCGGCGTGGCGGCGGCGACGCGCGACGTGATCCTGCTGGGCGAGGCGGCGGGCTTCGACCGCATCATCGTCGAGACCGTCGGCACCGGCCAGTCCGAGACCGAGGTCGCCGATCTCGTCGACAGCTTTCTGCTCCTGCTGCTGCCGAGCGCCGGCGACGAGCTCCAGGGCATCAAGAAGGGCGTCATGGAGCGGGCGGACATCTTCGTCATCAACAAGGCCGACCGCCATCCCGAGGCGGCGAAGACGGCAGCCCGCGACGTCCGGGCGGCCCTGCGCATCCTGCGCGCGGGTGCGCGCGACGGCTGGATGCCGCCGGTGCTCACCTGCTCGGCGCTCACCGGCGAGGGACTGGATGACGTGATCGCGGCGCTCGCGCGTCACCGCGCCTGGCTCGATCAAAGCGGGGAGGGCGAGGCCCGGCGCCGCGCCCAGCGCCGGCGCTGGCTGAAGGAGGCGATCGCGGAAGCTCTGGCCGAGCTGTGGGACCGCGATCCTGATCTCGCAGCCGAGCGCGCGCGGCTCGAGCAGGAGGTGCTGGCGGGCCGGCTGCTGCCGCGCCGGGCCGCGCGCGAACTGGTCGAGCGGCGGCTCGGCAGTCCCGGAGAAAAAGCGCGCGACGGCTGACGGGGCAGGTCGTGCCGATTGCGGGCAGACGGATCGGGGAGGGTGAGGACATGCGCATGAAGAATCGGAGGTCACGGCCGTTCGCGTCGGTGATTCTGCTTCTCCTGACGGCTTTCGGGGCCCTGCCGCGCACGACCGATGCGGCCGGGTCGGGCGAAAAGCTGACCGTCGAGCGGCTGGAATCCAGCCCTTCACTCAACGGCCCCTCGCTCGCCGCGGTCCGCTTTTCGCCGGACGGGAAGTTCGTCAGCTATCTCAAGGGCAAGTCGGAGGATTTTCGTGTCCAGGACCTGTGGGTCTATGACATCGCGAAGGGCACACACCGCCTGCTCGTCGATTCCCGGGCGCTGCTGGGCGGCGCATCCGAGCAGCTCTCGGAGGTCGAGAAGGCCCGGCGCGAGCGCCAGCGCATCGCCGCCTCCGGCATCGTCGAATACCAGTGGGCGCCGGACGCCTCGGCGCTCCTGTTCCCGCTGAACGGCGACCTCTATCTCTACGAGCTGGGAGACGGAAAGCTCCGCCGGCTGACGGAGACGGAAGCCTTCGAGACCGACCCGAAATTCTCGCCGGACGGCCGCTACGTCGCCTTCGTGCGCGAACGCAACCTCTTCGTCATCGATCTTGCGGACGGGCGCGAGACCGCCGTCACCACCGACGGCGGCGGGCCGATCATGAACGGCATGGCCGAGTTCGTGGCCGACGAGGAGATGGACCGCCACACCGGCTACTGGTGGTCGCCGGATTCGCGGCGCATCGCCTATGCCCGCGTCGACGAGAGCCCGGTGCCGCTCGTCCAGCGCTTCGAGGTGGCCGCCGACGGCTCGGTGACCACGGTGCCCCAGCGCTATCCCTTCGCCGGCGGGCCGAACGTGCGCATCCAGCTCTTCGTGCACGACCTCGAAGCGGGCACGCGGCGCGAGATCCCGCTCGGGGACGACCCCGACATCTATCTCGCCCGCGTCGACTGGCTGCCGGGCGGACGCGCCCTCGGCTTCCAGCTGGAATCGCGCGACCAGAAGCGGCTCGATTTGCGGCGGGTGGATGTGACGCGCCCCGATGCGGTGCCCGAGACCGTGCTGGTCGAGACCGATCCCTTCTGGATCAATCTCCACGACGACCTCGTGTTCCTGAAGAAGGGACGGCGGATCCTCTGGTCATCCGAGCGGAGCGGCTTCCGGCATCTCTATCTCTTCGATGCCCGTGGCCGGCTCCTCCGCCGGCTCACAGACGGCGCATGGGTGACCGACGGCGTGAGAGGCGTCGATGAGGCAGCCGGCCGGGTCTTCTTCGAGGGCTACCGCGACACCGTGCTCGAACGGCATCTCTATGTCGTGCCGCTCAAGGGCGGCGCGATCCGGCGCCTGACGCCGGATGCGGGCACCCACCGCACGGTGCTCTCGCCCGACCGCAAGCATTTCCTGGACTTCTGGTCGTCGGTGGACCAGCCGCCGCGCGTCGACCTGAGGCGCAGCCGCGACGGCAGGCTGGTCGCCTCCCTCGTCGAGAACCGGCTGGACGAGAGCCATCCCTACCACCCCTATCTTGCGGTGGCGGCGACACGGCGCTTCGGCACCATCACCGCCGCCGACGGCAAGACCACGCTGCACTACGAGCTGCGCCTGCCGCCGGGCTTCGACCCGGGCAGACGGTATCCCGCCATCGTCTCGGTCTACGGCGGGCCGGGGGCGCAGCGGGTGCTGAACGCCTGGTCCATCGGCTTCGACGAGATCCTCGCCCGGCGCGGTTTCGTGGTGATGAAGCTCGACAACCGGGGCTCGACCCATCGCGGCAAGGCCTTCGAGAGCGTGCTCTACCGCCGCATGGGGGATGCGGAGGTGGCCGACCAGCTGGCCGGCGTCGCCTTCCTGAAGGCCCAGCCCTGGATCGATCCCGCGCGCATCGGGGTATGGGGCTGGTCCTACGGCGGCTACATGACATTGGAGCTTCTGGCCAAGGCGCCGGAGACCTTCGCCGCCGGGATGGCGGTGGCCCCCGTCACCGACTGGCGGCTCTACGACACCCACTACACCGAGCGCTACCTCGGCCGGCCCGGCGAGACGGACGTCTACGAGACCTCCAGCGTATTCGCGGCCATCGACGGGTTCCGTCCCGACCGCCTGCT from Rhodothalassiaceae bacterium harbors:
- a CDS encoding methylmalonyl-CoA mutase, coding for MDETRDIPLMEGFAAPEREAWREAAEQAARRPLERLVARTDDGIPIAPLYTRTDLPDAPDFAGFPGFAPELRGRRADDRPCRNLVRVTSPDPVAARADVREALEGGADGLVLVLDDGRPEDEGVEGVVLALGAEPQAAADALDELLADVRLDRTPVVLEAGLRQRPAAEALLAFFDRRRQQSAAGTNLGFDPLAWAARTGADGRAALDETLAWLQERALVAGSDPAVLRLSGRVWHDAGASEVEELAILAASLVEALRRGEAAGIAPAHLAARTDMHLMADADVLLSVAKLRAARAIMRRIADAAGLPAGLRQLTAETAPRMFTRCDPWTNILRATLATQAALIAGAAGVSVRPYTDALGFADAHARRIARNVPLILMEESAIRQVIDAAGGSWAIEALTRALAERAWRLFQEIEGGGGLAAAIAAGRIAEMIEETAARRRKEIATRRRPITGVSEYPNLDERLPQPPAGPTRAALRRQAGLQDPAPGARWAFRPMRLAAEFEAYRALSDRLLAEKGARPAIFLANIGPIARHNARATFAANAFAAGGIRPITNDGFTDAGPMAEAFRASGARLAVICGHDEDQAAEAAAFAAALKAAGAALVWLAGRPEAERAEAWRRAGVDRFIGLGSDMPAEYDAALEALGIAPPRGRAGRD
- a CDS encoding methylmalonyl-CoA mutase, with amino-acid sequence MSRLPDFTKLALDWRKEGDRAAWEQAFAAEAGMPPAAAARRTAAGLALKPLYAEDERAGLDFLDALPGFPPYLRGPYPTMHVTRPWTIRQYAGFSTARESNAFYRRNLAAGQKGLSIAFDLPTHRGYDSDDPRVAADVGMAGVAIDSILDMRELFAGIPLDQMSVSMTMNGAVLPIMALYIVAAEEQGVKPEQLSGTIQNDILKEFMVRNTYIYPPEPSMRIVADIFAYTARHMPKFNSISISGYHMQEAGATVDLELAYTLADGLEYVRTGLKAGLEVDDFAPRLSFFFAIGMNFWEEVAKLRAARALWAKLMRRFKPRNPRSLMLRTHCQTSGWSLTAQDVYNNVTRTMIEALAAALGGTQSLHTNSFDEALALPTDFSARIARNTQILLQQESGICRTVDPMGGSYALERLTHDLAARALAHIEEVEAAGGMTKAIVAGLPKMRIEEAAARTQARIDSGEQVIIGVNKFVPEDEPPVEVLKIDNRAVRAEQIEKLKRLRAERDEDAVRRALEALTKAAATGEGNLLALAVEAARAKATVGEISASLEKVFGRYAAEPRTIGGVYAGTVRDARMIEELRQRTAAFLDAHGRRPRILVAKLGQDGHDRGQKVIASAFADLGFDVDVGPLFQTPEEVARQAVENDVHIIGVSTLAGGHLALVPALKDALGRLGRPDILIVVGGVIPPQDVPELKEAGAAAVFLPGTPIPKAAAALLDILEGRTGSGDEVAARKAAS
- a CDS encoding ATPase/protein kinase, with protein sequence MSADAPALVEAPPGFPPLEELRAGVLAGDRIMLARAITLVESRHPAHRRAAEALLESLLAHAGTAHRIGISGVPGVGKSTLIEALGLKLLDAGHRVMVLAIDPSSELSGGAILGDKTRMTRLAAADGAFVRPTASAGRLGGVAAATRDVILLGEAAGFDRIIVETVGTGQSETEVADLVDSFLLLLLPSAGDELQGIKKGVMERADIFVINKADRHPEAAKTAARDVRAALRILRAGARDGWMPPVLTCSALTGEGLDDVIAALARHRAWLDQSGEGEARRRAQRRRWLKEAIAEALAELWDRDPDLAAERARLEQEVLAGRLLPRRAARELVERRLGSPGEKARDG
- a CDS encoding peptidase S9, with protein sequence MRMKNRRSRPFASVILLLLTAFGALPRTTDAAGSGEKLTVERLESSPSLNGPSLAAVRFSPDGKFVSYLKGKSEDFRVQDLWVYDIAKGTHRLLVDSRALLGGASEQLSEVEKARRERQRIAASGIVEYQWAPDASALLFPLNGDLYLYELGDGKLRRLTETEAFETDPKFSPDGRYVAFVRERNLFVIDLADGRETAVTTDGGGPIMNGMAEFVADEEMDRHTGYWWSPDSRRIAYARVDESPVPLVQRFEVAADGSVTTVPQRYPFAGGPNVRIQLFVHDLEAGTRREIPLGDDPDIYLARVDWLPGGRALGFQLESRDQKRLDLRRVDVTRPDAVPETVLVETDPFWINLHDDLVFLKKGRRILWSSERSGFRHLYLFDARGRLLRRLTDGAWVTDGVRGVDEAAGRVFFEGYRDTVLERHLYVVPLKGGAIRRLTPDAGTHRTVLSPDRKHFLDFWSSVDQPPRVDLRRSRDGRLVASLVENRLDESHPYHPYLAVAATRRFGTITAADGKTTLHYELRLPPGFDPGRRYPAIVSVYGGPGAQRVLNAWSIGFDEILARRGFVVMKLDNRGSTHRGKAFESVLYRRMGDAEVADQLAGVAFLKAQPWIDPARIGVWGWSYGGYMTLELLAKAPETFAAGMAVAPVTDWRLYDTHYTERYLGRPGETDVYETSSVFAAIDGFRPDRLLLVHGMADDNVFFDHSVRLMKALQDRSVPFALMTYPGKRHGIRGEATRVHLWRTALGFFEARLGDGGR